ACACCGCCGACGCCGGTGACGACGCCGGGACCACCGCCAGGGCCGCCTTCCTGAGCGGCTACCTGTCGGCGTCGCATCGCGACAACGCCGCCCTCGGCTGCCCCGGCGCGTCCCTGGCGGTGGACGCCGCCCGGACGGAGCCCGGCGATCCGCTCCGCCGGGCGTTCACCGACGGCCTGCGGGAGCTGATCGGGGCGATGCGGCAGCTCGACGAGGGCGCGGACGAGGAGACGGTGATCGTCGAGCTGTCGGCCATGGTGGGGGCGCTGATGCTGGCGCGGGCCTGCGCCGGTGACGAGCTGTCGGACGAGATCCTCGGCGTGGTCCGCCGCCACCTGCTGGGCGGGCAGGCGGCCCCCGCCTGACATTCGCCGGGCGCCGGAGCGTTCTCGCAGGCCCGTGACCGGGTAGGGCAACGGTGTTCGTGGCCCTCGGGGGAGGTCACCATGGGTGCTGTTGGCCAGGACGGGGAGAGCGGCCTGGCGTTCGAGACGCTGGACCCGGCGCCGGTAGGGGTGGCGGTGACGCGCGGCCCCGACCACCGGCTCGTCTACACCAACGCCATGTACCGGTCGCAGTTCAGCGACCCCAGCGGCCGGGTGCCACTGGAGGAGGCGTTCGCCGGCTTCGTGCGCCGGCACTACCGCCGGCAGTTCGACCACGTCTACGCCACCGGCGAGCCGGTCGTGACCGCGGCGGAGCCGGAGCCGTCCAGGAAGGGCAGGCGGG
The nucleotide sequence above comes from Nonomuraea gerenzanensis. Encoded proteins:
- a CDS encoding TetR/AcrR family transcriptional regulator, encoding MPRASRADAERHRAQVIEAAAKLVRAHGAGNVSVPQAMAAAGLTHGGFYRHFASKDDLIAQACSAAFAERVRALDDLAADAGADTGDVAGADTADTADTADAGDDAGTTARAAFLSGYLSASHRDNAALGCPGASLAVDAARTEPGDPLRRAFTDGLRELIGAMRQLDEGADEETVIVELSAMVGALMLARACAGDELSDEILGVVRRHLLGGQAAPA